atgctgcaagatggaggctgccagaagcgtagtcttcgacaggactagctatccccctcttattctggcattctgcagttcagtccaccgatatagcccctttacacagatacccatgcatatgtagtgtatatccttgcttgcgagtactttggatgagtactcacggtgtcttttctccccctttccccctttcctttctccctggttgtcgcaaccagatgctggagcccaggagccatacgccaccgtcgacgacgactcctactacaccggaggtgcctactactacgtgcaggccgctgacgatgaccaagagtagtttaggaggatcccaggcaggaggcctccgcctctttcgatctgtatcccagtttgtgctagccttcttaaggaaaacttgtttaacttatgtttgtactcggatattgttgcttccgctgactcgtctatgatcgagcacttgtattcgagccctcgaggcccctgacttgtattatgatgcttgtatgacgtattttattttagagttgtgttgtgatatcttcccgtgagtccctgatcttgatcgtacacgtttgcgtgtatgattagtgtacgattgaatcgggggcgtcacaacctGTATAGTTGTATTTGATCGCTCACCCGTCACACGCGATCACATTTTGCCCGGCATGTGTGTGaccggagggcctatccccgacggttttgTGGGTCGtatgggaaggacccccctatagcacacactcacttggtgacgatTCAGATTGTCGCCGCAGAAAGGGGTTagaaaccatttgtatagcaacTCGCTGTACTAGTGACTCCTATTGTGAAAAAGATGTATGTTTTGAATATTGATGATAAAATTGAACATCCATAACACGatgctaaatgtcgcaagactaaaagaataccacatctGTGTGGTACTGCATTTAGTCACATTGGTAAACCAACATGGGGAAATTCCATAGTGATTGATTTTGAAGTCATCCGATtatgaatcatctgacacttgcaacttttgTCCAATTAGTGAAGTAAACTAAAATATCGTTCACATGCAATAAAGAACGAGCAACAAAATAGTTGAAAATGTGCATATTGATGTGCGTAGTGCGATAAGTATTGTCGCAAGTAGTGTATTTATCTATCTTCAAGATGACTCAAGTAAatatttatatttacttattGAGACATAAATCTGGATCCTTTGAAATGTTTCAAAAGATTTTCAAAATAAGTAGAatttattgtaacaagaaaattttGTTTCTTCAATTAGATTGCGGAAAGAagtatttgagttacaagtttagcAGATGCCTAATGAGTTGTAAAAATGTTTTATAGCTTGCACCTCCTAGAACACTACTAATAGTAGAGTGATTTGATCAtataggttgggttaccaccatggCAACTCGTGTGGGTCTCATACctatctccctcgatgcattttctatcaCAGCATGTGATAGTCCTTTAGTAAAGGGttctgccagattcttagccgaCCAGatgtttgcttgcaagactttcATAAAATAGTGCCACCTCTAAGTGTAAATACATATCCAATTGTAGACTTCATCTCATCAACATCAGAGATCCCAATTCccatcactatacccttcaatTACTGATGGGATCCGGTATAGTGCAGCATGCAGAAACCACTtttcttctcaagctccaatagcatatGGAAGAAGAGCCCATTATAAAGAGGTTCAAATCTTTTCGCCAAATCCGAGTGGTACTAAACTTCCATCCGAAATCACTAATTTAGAAGTACTTTTGCCAAGGTCTCTCCCacctcccaggttgcgacaagtggcccgctgcatgtgcgccacttgtcgcaacctcgGAGTTCTCCCCTTTTCCGTAGATTTGTTTACTAAAaagttttatctcttaaaccgtgcgtctgAATCTCGAACCATTTTCatcgttggattcctcgcgtcgacatcttcaaactagatcccatgttgatagttTTCGAttatttttttcacgaaaaatcCGAATCGAGAGCATGTTCTTTTTTCCTTTCCGAAGAGGCACAACTGTGACTCTCGCGCAAGCAAATTTGTGCCTCCACGAGAAGCAAATCTCTGCCTCTCGCGGAAAAAGGAAAACACGTTTTCCCTTTTTTCTgactgtgcctctcgcggaagtaaaTCCGTGCCTCCACGAGAAGTAAATCTATACCTCTCgtggaaaagaaagaaaacatttTTTCCTTTTCCTGGAGGCAAGATTGTGCCTCTCACAGAAGCAAATTCATGCCTTCACGAGAAGTAAATCAGTGTCTCTCACGGAATAAAAAACATATgtgtttttttccttcttctgATAGGCGTGagtgtgcctctcgcggaagcaaatacCACGAGAAGTAAATATGTGCCTCTTGCGGAAGATAAAAACACAAATTTTCATTTTCCGAGAGGCACGATTGTTCCTCTCACGGAAGTAAATCCGTACCTCCTCGAAAAGTAAATCCGTCCTTCAAgcggaagaaaaaaaaaagaaaatatgtTCATTTTCCGAGAGGCATGACTATGACTCTCATGAAAGGAAATCTGTGCCTACATTTAAAGGAAACTTGTGCCTATCACAAAGAAAAAAGCATTTTTCACacaaaaattttgtttttttgTCCAAAACCTAAGAATAACGGAAAAACCAGAAAAGCTgagaaacaaaaaaaatcatCTGAAAACTAAAAATGCGtacataaaaataaataaacaaacAAAATTCGAAGGAAGCCCATAGAGCACGACCCGTGGCGCCGCACAGCCTACCAAAAGTGGACCTTGGGAGGGCTCGTGAAGGAGAACTCGCTGAGTAGTTGTTCTGCCTTGCACCATTTCCTTTACCGTGACACCAGTGTGTCCTTAAGAGATTTTTCTGAAATTTTAGGATGGGTTTAGCCCATCCATATTTCAATATCTGGTTAATTAATTTAAATGTTTAATTTCAAAGAAGTAATTTATTGATGACAGTGATAAATAGAAGAAATGAAAATATCGGATAGGTCACTCAAGAATGTACTCAGCACACCGTAAAAAAGAAAGATAAACACCTCCCATCGCCGCCGGACACGACGGCCACCGCACGCCACAAAATGCAAATGCATCCCGAACAATTCCGCATCCTGGAAATATCCCCAAACCCTCGCCCGCCGCCGACCGACGACCTCCAGATCTCCGCTCATGGATGACGACGGTGCCGCCTCCCCGTCGCCCTCGCCGTCACCGTGGCGCTCCCCTTCCCCGCTTCCGATCGCCGACCCCGTCACCGTCGCCGCCGTGCCCCCCGGCCACCTCGCCCTCGCCATCCCTATTCATAAGCATGGTCcctccagcagcggcggcggcgggggcgggggcaGGGAGGACGCCTGGAGCGACGGCGCCACCTCAACGCTGATCGACGCCTGGGGTGAGCGCTTTGTCGCGCTCGGCCGCGGCAGCCTACGCCACCCGCAGTGGCAGGAGGTTGCCGAGGTCGTCTCCTCCCGCGATGGCTACTCCAAGCCGCCCAAGTCCGACGTCCAGTGCAAGAACCGTATCGACACCCTCAAGAAGAAGTACAAAGTCGAGAAGGCCAAGTCGGACTCCTCATGGCCATTCTTCGACCGCCTTGACTTCCTCCTCGCCCCAGTCCAGAAGCTCCTGGGCAATTCTGGCGGGGCAGCAGGAAATTCTGGCTCCTCCAATCCCAGCAACCGGAGCACCGCACCTATGGCCCCGCGTGTCAACTTCCCTCAGCGCACCCGCACGGCCTTTCCCTCGTCAGGTATGAAGcggaggctgccatcgccgccccAGGCGTCAGCATCGTCGGAGTCGTCCGACGGGTTCCCACCTGAACCACTGGCTGAGGCCGTGAACGGCAAGAGGCAACGCCTCGAGGAGTCGGCGAATGGAGCGGACAGCAGCGACCGTGCACAGGGCCTGCGCGAGCTGGCACAGGCGATTCGACGGCTTGGGGAGACATACGAGCGCGTGGAGTCCTCAAAAGGGGAGCATGAGCTCCTGATGGAGCGGAACCGCCTGGATGCCGCACGCGAGCTGGAGGACCAGCGTGTACAGTTCTTCCTCAAGATGCAGATGGAGATCTCGAAGGCCAACAATGGTGCTCCACTCGCTGTCCCACTTGCTGCCGCTGCCATGGTCGGTAATTCAGCCTCTACAGCAGAAGATGGCGACTCGCCAGCTACTGCTGATGGCAACGGTCCAAGGAGAGCCTCTATGGCAACCGATGACATGGCCAGCAGCAATCACCATGTCCGGTACCGTGTCAAGGACGACAGGCATCACCATGCCTCACAGCGCCCATCTTACCAGTACAACCAGAACAATGTTGGTGCTGCGGATACCGGAGGCATTGGTAGTGGCAGCGATTCCGGcaacaaggaagaagaggaagagatGGAAGACGAAGAGGAAGAGAGCCAGTAAGGTCACTCCGGGGATAGCAGTTCAAGAATTTGTATCTGTTTTTTTAGGTAAGAATTTGTATCTGTTGATTGGCATTGCCCTGGTTAAAATTGCTCCCAGTTATGCTGGTCTATCTCGGAGCAAATGGCTACTGAGCTTGTAGTGGTATTAGCAACCAGGAGTAGCAGAGTTATGGTGAACACCTGTGGGTGGGATGTTTGTAGTAACTTGTAGCTGCCTGTTTGTGCTTTTGATGTGATTCTAAGATATTAAGGATGTCCCTCCCAGGCCCACCGAATGTAGCATGATTAGTTATATGGTGGTGTTAAGGTTTGCTCCTTTTGGAATCATGACCAGTGTGCCGAACTGTGCTCAGTGCTTATCTTCTGTTTGTTTGAGTAACATACGTCCTGTTTCGAGTTCTCAACAGTAGCCTATGGCCAACTTGTGAATTGTAATGGAGATCATCAGGTTGAACTGTGCTGCTTATGTTATATGTACTCTCTTCAATAAGTGTGATTCATTTAGCA
The sequence above is a segment of the Aegilops tauschii subsp. strangulata cultivar AL8/78 chromosome 6, Aet v6.0, whole genome shotgun sequence genome. Coding sequences within it:
- the LOC109758162 gene encoding uncharacterized protein, encoding MDDDGAASPSPSPSPWRSPSPLPIADPVTVAAVPPGHLALAIPIHKHGPSSSGGGGGGGREDAWSDGATSTLIDAWGERFVALGRGSLRHPQWQEVAEVVSSRDGYSKPPKSDVQCKNRIDTLKKKYKVEKAKSDSSWPFFDRLDFLLAPVQKLLGNSGGAAGNSGSSNPSNRSTAPMAPRVNFPQRTRTAFPSSGMKRRLPSPPQASASSESSDGFPPEPLAEAVNGKRQRLEESANGADSSDRAQGLRELAQAIRRLGETYERVESSKGEHELLMERNRLDAARELEDQRVQFFLKMQMEISKANNGAPLAVPLAAAAMVGNSASTAEDGDSPATADGNGPRRASMATDDMASSNHHVRYRVKDDRHHHASQRPSYQYNQNNVGAADTGGIGSGSDSGNKEEEEEMEDEEEESQ